The following proteins are co-located in the Vicia villosa cultivar HV-30 ecotype Madison, WI unplaced genomic scaffold, Vvil1.0 ctg.000327F_1_1, whole genome shotgun sequence genome:
- the LOC131626873 gene encoding uncharacterized protein LOC131626873 gives MDTPIDTVKEAKRHTHTYSFFREPLTALEGLSSLMTAFCLKSFTDNYGNILTLLETVVETPVLQTLMQFYDPEMRCFTFQDYQLAPTLEEYSIILNLKVKGEVPFIDVPKEVNFKLIAAALYLSIKEVSDNWKSNGGVSGFSLKFLVRKAKEEFEKKNWNAYNALLAVAIYGIVMFPSVPNFVDSAAIHIFMGKNPIPTLLADTYYAVHSRYEKGGGAITCCLQLLFIWFLSLLPSKGPFVKTRETLKWTHRIMSLTSYDIQWPKYRINVSEVIVGCGKFDNVPLVGTRGCINYNPVVSLRQLGYTLKDKPADHLIAETVYFEKGSDPEKLKEIIVAWKKIRKHNGAHLGKKESLALTPYVEWIVKRVGNLLLPYDRVAPLQKQPPLILSEFVPTELYKDALVTNYRLHEREQETNLKFFEERDAKMRLMHQLKQVEGASSSQASARRRPYELLEEDLYQKQQECLQLQKSESSLKRQKRDSDKQLAEEKAKTARLEEELRRLRAQRRGDGEVHSVARRS, from the coding sequence ATGGACACTCCCATTGATACTGTCAAGGAGGCAAAGAGACATACGCACACCTACAGCTTTTTTCGAGAGCCGTTGACCGCCTTAGAGGGTTTGAGTTCGTTAATGACCGCTTTCTGCTTGAAGAGTTTCACGGATAATTATGGGAATATTTTGACTTTGTTGGAAACCGTGGTTGAGACGCCTGTTTTGCAAACTCTGATGCAATTCTATGATCCTGAAATGAGGTGTTTCACGTTCCAGGATTACCAGTTGGCTCCGACATTGGAAGAATACTCTATCATTCTTAATCTCAAGGTAAAAGGTGAAGTGCCATTCATCGACGTTCCTAAAGAAGTGAATTTCAAGTTGATCGctgctgctctttatttgagcataaaagAAGTATCTGATAATTGGAAGTCGAATGGAGGTGTCTCGGGGTTCTCTTTGAAGTTCTTGGTGAGAAAAGCTAAAGAGGAATTTGAGAAAAAGAATTGGAATGCGTACAATGCATTGCTTGCTGTGGCCATTTATGGGATTGTGATGTTCCCAAGTGTTCCTAATTTTGTAGACTCGGCCGCGATACACATCTTCATGGGAAAGAATCCCATTCCCACATTGTTGGCCGATACTTATTATGCCGTTCATTCCCGATATGAGAAAGGTGGTGGTGCTATCACTTgttgccttcaattgttgttcatcTGGTTCCTCTCTTTGTTGCCCAGCAAAGGACCTTTTGTGAAGACAAGGGAGACGCTTAAGTGGACTCACAGGATTATGTCACTTACCTCTTATGACATCCAGTGGCCAAAGTATCGAATTAACGTTTCTGAAGTGATTGTTGGATGCGGTAAGTTTGATAATGTTCCTTTGGTTGGTACCAGAGGTTGCATCAATTACAATCCCGTGGTATCCTTGCGTCAGTTGGGGTATACGTTGAAAGACAAGCCGGCAGATCACTTGATAGCGGAGACAGTCTATTTTGAGAAGGGGTCGGATCCAGAAAAGTTGAAGGAGATAATTGTGGCTTGGAAGAAGATCCGTAAGCATAATGGAGCCCATTTAGGGAAGAAGGAATCACTTGCTTTGACaccgtatgttgaatggattgtgaAACGGGTTGGAAACTTGTTGCTGCCATATGACAGGGTTGCACCacttcaaaagcaacctcctttgaTTCTATCTGAATTTGTGCCAACAGAACTTTACAAGGATGCTCTGGTTACCAACTACAGGTTGCATGAAAGAGAGCAAGAGAccaatttgaagttctttgaaGAGAGGGATGCAAAGATGAGGTTGATGCACCAGCTCAAGCAAGTCGAAGGCGCAAGTTCAAGTCAAGCCAGTGCCCGGAGGCGTCCCTATGAGTTGCTAGAGGAAGATTTGTATCAGAAGCAGCAAGAGTGTCTACAGTTACAGAAATCAGAGAGTAGTCTCAAGAGGCAGAAGCGGGATTCAGATAAACAGCTAGCAGAAGAGAAGGCTAAGACTGCTCGGCTTGAAGAAGAACTAAGAAGACTCCGAGCCCAACGGAGAGGAGATGGAGAAGTTCATTCTGTTGCCAGGCGATCCTAG